AACCACCACAGGCCAGTTAACGACATAACTGCTCCTTATTGTAAACTCTTATTATGAACCGTTTATGAAGGGTGGAATGCAAAGAAACAACTTTAGATATGTAATAAGCACTTAAATGTATATGAGCTGTTTCATTCAGGATTTGTTTTCATGCCCTGAATTTCCACAACCCCTACAAGCGGGCAGAAACAATGGACTTCCATACACTGCCTGCTTGGGCTGCTTGAGGTGTCGTTTTGCTCCTCCATTACTGCTCTACTTCTTGTTCATAACATACCTTCATTTTTTTCACACCTTTGTAGGTCAGAGTACTTGGTATTCATGGGCTGATCAgacccatttttctttctttcaaatgtttcagacaattggtccatccagctcagtattgtcaacactgactacCAGCAGCCATCCCAGGATTTAGATAGGGGACATTCCTTGGAGATACCAGAGacagaacctgagaccttctgcacacatagcacatgctttaccactgagctacaatctTTCCCCAAGGTACAGGCTGAGGCCATGGCACCTCTTTGTGCAATATGAATGCTTCAACACTTATTTTCAATATGCATTTAACGTAAATTCTGAGAGACTGGTCTGTTACTTGCATTCATTCTGCCTTGTGTGCCCCCAGTACATGATGTATGTTGCATGATGACATAGGATagggccagggccagatttacgtataatctaaacaagctatagcttagggccccactctcttggggcccccaaaaaaatttaaaggaaaaaaaccctggatgtacatttccaaaatgtaagataaaaaaacaaatagaataaaacctacatacaacaacagtgttttgttttgtgttgtgtaggctcctgtgatgtaagtaatgggcccacctgctagcctgctccctaaaatatcactggtttgctcatttctatatacagggtgcctacattctgcatggcctggttgcatggcaacatgtagcatgcagctgcagTCTGCAATGCAGCACAGTTGTATGCaggtcaagctgttgtacctgttatctaataATAAAGAGTGCTTGTAGACTGATGATCAGGCAGCATAGCCTAAGGGTATGAGTCTTATGCCTACTGATTGGTTCCATataatacataatttatttattttgatcccaTTGTGGCTTTAgaaacctattaggtccataaattaccatatagcatatattcaacacaaaaaaacagcaacaatttgttgttgacaaaggacagctggacatataaagggccccatcaccttcagtagcttagggcctcatcaaagctAAATCTCGCCCTGAACAGGGCTTTCTCTATGGTGGCCCCAAAGTTccagaactccctccctagagatgcttgctttgctcctttctcATTGGCTTTTAGTCAAGGCGTCTAGATGGTCAAGGTTCCTCTCTTCCAGGGGGCTTTTGGACTGCCCCAATTTCTTCCCACCACCTCACCCTGTAGTTCTGCTGCATTGACTAGTTTTTATTGAGTATTTGAAAGAAGTGGTATGCTTTTAGAAACGATTCCATGTTGCTTTTTGATACGTTTTATTAGCTGCCTCAGAGACTTTTAATCAGAAAGCAAGCTATAAATATTTCAAGAAATCAATCCCTCTTGTAAACCTGACGGCGTTTCTTTCGCTTGCggaatgctttttaacattttcACAGTAAGCCACCTTGCGAGGGCTCTCGTTTCTGCAGGGCAGAGATATGTTCTGTCAACCTTATGTCAACCGTTTGTGCCAATAGTCAAGCACACTGGCAGCTATTTGCTGGCCACTTCTCTAAAACACGAGGGGGGCTAGAAAGCAGCCCgaaggaagcagcaacagaaaagaGGGTCAAGTGAAAAGAAACTCGCATATATAAATACAGtactttaaaaatcaaaatgtgaCTCATGCTTTTGAACATCTGGGGATACACAGTGCTGCAAAGGCTCTTAGTCACTCTCAACAGGCTGAAAGACTCAGCTGGTAAGAAAAGGGAGTTTCTCCTTTTTTAACCTGCTGAGACTTTGTATTTAAAACGAGTGCTATACACACAGTGCAGAGTAAAGGATGCACAGCTCACATCGTGCTAGCTCATGATCCTTGGGCTCATATTTCTTCCCCCCAAAGACTCCCATATGAATCTTTTAATGCAAATTGCGACTGATATGCAAAAATTCAATGTGAGTAAGCCCCTCTCATGGCATTGCTCCATCTCTTTTTCACAGCAAGCACATTTCTGATTTGCATTTAGAGATCTATGGGCAGTGGGCAATGGTGCTGGTTGTACTCATATGTCTAACTTACACCCAGGAGCTGTTTACAACCCACACAGGCACTAGAACTGGCCTACAGAAACAAACCCTAGTGCACAGGTCTACAGAATCTCTTCTCCTCGGATTAAAATAATCTTCTTTGCATATATTACAAAATATACTTGATAATCTTCATGTAACTTGGAGGGATGGACGGATATACACTGACGCGTGAAAGCTTTCATGGTTGTCTTAATAGGACAGCATATTGTACCAATTCATTGACAatcactttctttaaaaaacaaaacaaaagagttctaagaattggtgcttttggcCCCAGAGGAAATGGCACATTTGTCCACTACATTCGTACAAATTGTATCTAGGTAGCATATGTAAAATAATGCTAACAGAACTATTAATAATAAATTGCTGCAGTTTTCCAGTTTGTGATATTTGGTGGGACTGGAGGGAATAAGAGCATGTTACATCCAAACCAGGGTTTAGTGTTACATTCAAACAGAGTCATGCTTTGAAAGaaagggatagtaaaagaaaagaaCCAATTATTATCCAATTTATAGAAGCTTTCCTCTCTGGTCAGCTGAGAGGGATTCTTACTTGTCCTAGGCAAGGAGGCAGCTACACAAGTTTGGACACTGAACACATCAGACTCCTGGGCATGttagagaaagacagagagaacaAAAAGTGGTTTGGGCAATATTTGAACAAGattctttctttgttttactAGGGCAATACAATCAAAATAAATTGACTTTTTCATTTTAGCAAACAAGCCTAACACGTAGTTGTCATACATTGTATACACTTTGTATAAAAATCAAAAGCATTCATTCTAGAACACATTAGGAGATGCTTCCTTATTAATTAATAGTGGGAACCTGAAAACAATCAGAATTGCCTTAATATACAAATGTAGACAAAGAAACGCATTATAGTATTTCGAGATGTAAATTGTTGCTCAGATCTACCCATCTGATGAGTCTGGAAGAAACAGCGGTGTTCAATACACCAGTCTTGATAAGTCCTTGTAGTTTTACAAATTAAAACTTTCAACAAGAGAGTTTACATTTGGCATAAAAACTAAGTTATTGCAATTGAAACCCCTATGGCCTCAGACAAAACGAGACCTATGCACACACATGAAATTCTGTTCTGTGTTTAGCTTACAAATTGTTAAAAACCACAGAAATGTGCCACAAAAGCCACAGTCGTCAAAATAGCCACATGATAAGACAGGGAGCATGGACCGATTCAAACATGTTTCACTGAGGAGGTACAGCTTGGACAAAGTGTTTGTACCATCTCAACTTTCCACTGAGTTGTTCTGTTGACAGTTCTCCCTGTGAAAACAGCGCCACAAGTGAGAAAGTTTAGCACCCCAGACAGGAGGCTAGGCTAGAAAGCTCCCCACCCGAAAAACAAGGCAATAGTTCCTACTGCACAAGAAGCCTGTGCTACAACAAACCCATGAGATTGAATCAGCCCTTTGATTAGTAAGATACAGTGTCAGCAATATGGAATATTCTTCCATCAATATATAtcatacagtgcttttttaaaatataactttCAATATTTCTTTTCTCACAAAGGAAAGGTAATGGATTTATACAGAGAGACGTCACTGAAACAATAAGGTATATCGCTTTGACATTCAGAAGATGTGTAAACTCCTGTCAATGCATAGCAACCACACTCTTGGGGAGACATTCTGGGTCCAAGGTCAGAGGTTTTTGCTCCCCATTATATTGCACCCCACCCCCGCAAGCACTTCcattcccttctcctctccccaacCATTCCTGGGTTTTGAGTCAGCTCTTCTCCTCGGCCGCTCAGAATGCTTGCCAGCTTTTCCCTGACAGAGGTTCAGTGCTTCGAATTGCTCTGCAGCAGGCTGACATTCAACAGGAGCTGCTTTGTCTGGCAGACGAATGCAATAATGGGGGAGCTGCATTTTGTCGAATTTCTGTGTGCCGCTGTTAAAGAAGGGGCAGACAAcacggtgcccttcagatgttctgaattccagctgccatcagccacCATCAACATTGCCAGTGGTCATGGGATGGGACTTGGAGGATGGGACTTGGAGGTCACAGCATCCAGAGGGAACCACATCGGCTGCACCTTTATTAAAGGCACAGAGTCTCAATtagaataaaagagaaaagaggctcCCATTCGAGTTCCGCAGAGCTGCTCAGATATCCCCCTTCCTAGCCAGAAAACCCAGGTTGCTCCCCTCTGATGGCTTGGGAAATAGGGCAGAGATGTCTATGGCTGGGCCTCATACTCTAAGAATCTCCCCTCCTTGGCTCAGAAAGCAATACAAATGCCTACATTTCATTAAAACAGGCCAAGCTGCCAGGAAAGCAGtagtgggcaacctgtggccctccagaagctattggactacagctcccatcatcgctaaccattggtcatgctggttggggttgacACATGTTGAAGCCACTATCTGCAAGACCACAGGCTGAAAACCACTGCATTCTTAAGTCCACATGAAAATActgcttaatatttttatttttatttactttttatagATTTTTTTATAATCCAAAACTTACAGTACCCTTTCTGGCATGAGCACCCCCCTCATAAATGTTTCCAAgtgcagaaaacaacaacacgttGTCTTCTATTACAGCCCATCGCTTAACTATTCATTACAATAACCTCCATCTTTCACACTAGAACTAATATCCTGAAATGAAATGGAATTATATGAATACAGTATTGTGCTTCAAAACTTGGGGGGAGTCACTagaaaatgtttgtgttttttttaaaaaaatgtttcgcGCGCATTTCATTATTCGGAATGACAATCTGAGCTCATGCACTCAAACATGAAAATGTCAGATTTCAGAACTGGAGGCCAGAGCAGAACAAAGTGTGTGTCATGTAAAACACATACAAATGTCAGTGACAAATCTTACCAAGCTGTCCTGGGTTGAGATTAATGCTGAATTTAAAGCATGTTGTTTCATTGAATTGTTCTTGCAGCCTTGaagatgaatatttttttaaaaaaattaccagcCCCAATATTTTTTTCACCAGCCTATGTGCCTGCCTCATGTATTTTAAGCGTCACAGTAGTGGGTTTGGCAATCTATGTGATCAGAAGAAATCACTACTCACCAAATGTGAGTGGGCAAGTGGCTAACTGCAAGGCTGGCTGAAAAAAATTGATCTGTTGTAAAAACAGAGCATTCTGTGCTTTATTGGTGTATAACAGTCTTAGTTATTGCAAATCAGCTGTCTAGGGTGCAGAATCATAAACACAAGCACTAAGGGAGCTATTGAAGATTCCTGTTGGGTTTGCAGCCTGGTTAGCATTAATGGAAACGTGAGTTAATGATTCTTGCCCACTCTTCAGTTCACACATAAGGTAAGCCAAACCTTGGGTTGGCACAATTGCAAAGGTTCTTGAGAGACTCTCTGCACTCTTCCCCTTGTTCTCGTCCTGCTGCACTGCTTTGAGCTAAGCTATTCTTTGGCTTGGTGTGTTATCCACACATGGGATCATTGTTTGCTCTCCctagacaaaccacaagccataaacaccccccccaaagaaatattAGTTAAAACTggtgctttcccccccagggggtactcaagggtacacagtaccagcacttctgttgttgttgttaaaaagtgtggcacttaatgcaacaacttcatggtgagtactggcatctatttttctagggggcgggggaagcacTGGTTAAAAATAATGGTTTGCCTGAAGCAGGACAAACCTCAACTCCAgggttcagatgacatgctaagccaaaccatggcttagctcttggcaatgcagcaggaggaggaccaGAAGAGGAGCACAACAGCTACCATCTCTTCTCTGGGAACCTGCATACTTACAATAACCCATGGTTTAGCTTACTCTTATATGTGAACTGGGTTGAAGACCAAAAGGGATGGGGTTTTTCTTAATactaaaaagcaaaaagaaaaaagcagcataACTGGTCTCAGTTGCGTAAACAACTGGGGAAAAGACTAATTTTTTGCTCAATATAGAGATTTATGGGAAACGGTGTAAATTCTGAGGTCACATTTTAGGCAAACTTCTCTGCACGACTTCTCTTGATAGAACAGGAACCAAACACGTGCATCTGATGTGGATATACATTGGCATGTCCTTCCTCCAACACCAGGATCCGGAAGGAAGTCATCCTATGTAGGCATCCACATGAAACTGTGTGGTGGTGAAATCTCAGCACCGCTGCAGGCCACTGTGTACACCCCAGTCTGGTATCCCAAGCCACTAGTTCCTGTTGCGGATGACTATCTCTTGACCACAGTCCACCTCCTGTGTAACTCTCCTTGAATGTCATTTGCTTGTGTCCTAAAATGCAAGTCTGTAGATCTGTGTCTCTTAAATACACCAGAaacaatagagagagagagagacgaattCAAAACCCATTTACTCTGGACTAGTCTTATTAAGACGTgagtagcgctgtgggttaaaccacagagcctagggcttgccgatcagaaggtcggcggttcaaatccccacgacggggtgagctcctgttgcttggtccctgctccagccaacctagcagttcgaaagcacgtcaaagtgcaagtagataaataggtaccactccagtgggaaggtaaacagtgtttccgtgcgctactctggttcacctgaaagcggcttagtcatgctggccacatgacccagaagctgttccctcggccaataaagcaagatgagcgccgcaaccccagagtcgtccgcaactggaactaacggtcagggatccctttacctttacctagtcttaTTAAAGTTAATAAAATTGTTTCCCAAGTAAATTGGGTTGTTGACTTGCTTGCTCCTGAACAGGAACTCTATGTGTACCTCGTCCTACATTTTGGTGCAAGTGGGTTCTTGCAAGTGGAGCACATGGGCAACTTTCTCTCATAGGGAGAGATCAGATCTACATCTAACATCCCCTCTCAACTGATACGGTGAAGCCTGGGATCTAAGGGAATTAGCTCCCCATCCCCAACAAGAGCAGAATATAAGCAACACTCAAAAGTTGGCAAAGAGGTGATTTCACTTTTAGGCATGAACCTGAAACTGCACAACATGGTTTATTTGGGTCAACagggttttcctttcctttcctccctttctttaaaaaaggtcAATACTCCCTGTGGCTCGAGTGTGAATCAGTTATGtacaatgcaatgaaagcagcaaagCCATGTAACACAACGCTAAATGAACGTCCGTCCTCTCTCTTAATCAAACATCGCTCGGAGATCTCGCCCGTGCCGAAAGGTTGGAAGGAATGCAGCCGCAGCAAATGAGCCAAAGTGCCTTTTGGATTTCTTGGTTTCGGAAAGCATATATTACAGGGTTGATGATGGAATTGTACGTGGCCGGGAGGAGAGTCGCGTAGGTGTATATTGAAGGATAGGTGTAGTCGGCTATTAAAGAATAGAGTGTGAAAGGCATCCAGCAAGCGGCAAAGGTCCCCAGGATAATGGCTAAGGTGGACACTCCTTTTCGGGTCGTCACATAGTGGGAAGTGGCCAGGAAGTGGTGCTGCAAGGCGATCTGATGGGCATGGCGCATCACGATTTTGCAGATCTGAATGTACAGCTGGAGCATGAGAGCAAACATGAGCaagaaagagacagaaaggaTGGCCGCGTTATTTTTAGTGAGCGGCCGGATCACACTGCAGGTGGACTCGTCTTTCAGGCAGTTCCAGCCCATTATAGGTAGCAGCCCGATACAAATGGAAGCTCCCCAGAGCAGAACCAGCATGATATAGGTGAAAGTGACAGTCCTCTCCGAATTGTAAGTCAAAGCATAATAGAGGGAGAGGTAACGGTCAACCGTGATAGCCAGCAAGCTGCAGacagaggcagagaaagaggcAACGATCAGTCCAACCGTGACCAGCTTGGTAGATTCCGACTGGAGAAGGTAGGCAAAGATAAAATTGAAGATCAATCCGATCCCTGCCAAGAGATCAGCCAAGGCCAGGCTTCCTATCAGGAGGAACATAGGGGCACGGAGACTAGGATTATGGAAGATAATAAGGACCACCACGGCATTTTCACAGGAGATAAGGGTTCCTGAAGTACACAAGACAATATCCCAGGGGTTTACTATGAACTCTGGCTCTGGGTCACCGGCAGGAATCAGGGAGGTGACTGCAGCCGTCACATTCTCTGCCGGACTGGCTTCTAAGTGATCCGGAGGCAGCCACGTTAAATTAACCGTTGGGTCTTCGTTCATATTTAAACCCGTCCTCTTCAACGAAAAGACaattttttcattttattgctcAGATAAACAGCACTTTTAAAGGagcatgcaaaaaaataaaataagaaatagccccctccctcccccacctgccgTAAAACAGCCTAAATCTACCGGGCAGGCACCCATTACATAAACATGACTGTACAAAATGTGGGTGGTGAGAGGAAACACAATGGATTTGAAACAGGATTTCAAAGGAAAATGAAAGGAAGGCAAACGAGATCAGAGCAACACTTGCCCCCACCTGCTCCTTCGTATCAAAATAATTAAGGACAATTGCAGAGATATAGGGTCCTGCCCTCGATAATAAAATGCGATACGACGGCTAGAGCTGTTGGAGATAAGGATTTTAAAAGCACACGCACGTAGACGACACCCAAGTTTTATTTAAAGACCGAAAAGCAGCATGGTGCTAGAAGCATAAAAAATCCACATCCACCATTTCGGAGCAAATAGTTAATCTGTAACCTTGCAAACAGGCATGAGAGCTTATTACCAGCGAGCCCTGAAATATAATCGATTTAACAGGAGAAAAGAAGTCTCGCAAGTCCCAATACTGTGGGGAGGGCAGCCTATCAGCACCCAGGGCTTAAATAGATCTTGGAGGCACTGATGCTGCAAAACCTTGGCAGCGGGGGAAACCGGAGTGAGGAGGGGGGGGCAGGTAAACATAAAAGGGGGGATAGGAAAATGTCATGCAGGGTGACGGGGGCGGCTATCGGCATAACCTCCCCACCCGGGCAGACGCATGGAGGAGATGGatggcacacagacacacagatagatagatatatgatcACAACACAGTCAGGAGAGCGAGACGAGCCCTCTTGCGCGGTGGTCACCTTGGCTTCTCctctggaagaagaggaggaggaggatccccGCTTCCTTTCTATGCAGCTAGacttgctgccgccgccgccgccgccgccgccgcttcatGCATGCTCATTGTTTGCGCGGCGCAGGCAagtggaaggcaggcaggcaggcaaggagggaggcaggcaggcagccgtcGCCGCGCCAGCTCCAGGCTCGGGGCTTTGCAGAGAGAAGGAGCGCAGGTGGGAAGCGCCCCCCTCTCTGTGCACGCGGCCGCCTGGCGCATCTAGGGGCGGGgagcggaggaggagggggcgcgAGCACGCTCGGGAAAGGAGAAggcgcgcctctctctctctctcccgccgaGCGGGGCACCACGTGAGCCGCGTGGCGGAAAAGGCCGGCTGGCGGCTCCGCAGAGGCGGCGCGTTGGTAGACACCTGCTGCTCTCCAGTGCGCAAGCGCCGCCTTTGGGCGCTTTGGACCCGGCCGACGTTCCTCCTGCCTAGATTCCCTAGTCCGCTCCGGCCACATTTTATGTTCTGCTTTTTTATCCCGCTTTTTCTCCAACCGCTTAGGCCCcgagtggggattggaaccggcgtctcccaggtcttagtctcgcgctctaaccagtacaccacactggctctccctgccGCCTCCCTTCTCACCGCTGCTTCTAAGAGCCCTCCCTGCTGCTCTTGCTTCAGACCCTCATCCCTCTGCCTggagaaattgttgttgttgtttagtcgtttagtcgtgtccgactcttcctgaccccctggaccagagcacgccaggcactcctgtcttccactgcctcccgcagtttggtcaaactcatgctggtagcttcgagaacactgtccaaccatctcgtcctctgtcgtccccttctccttgtgccctccatctttcccaacatcagggtcttttccagggagtcttctcttctcatgaggtggccaaagtattggagcctcagcttcaggatctgtccttccagtgagcactcagggctggtttccttcagaatggatacgtttgatcttcctgcactCCATGGGAAATCGCCTCTGCCATAAACTGGTCAGGAGGCAGCTGCTGGCAGACCCGCCTTCGGCCATGTATGATGCAGTGATTCCTGGGAAGGTGAccttgggcatgtgcagagtgccttcctttCCCTTTGAATAGCTACAGCTGCTCCCCATCCGCCTGAAATGAAAAAGAGACGTCGGCGGGAAAAGTAGTTTGTAGGTGCACCTCACTTCCAGCACCCTTTCATCCTTCCTTGCCTAGGGCAGGCATGAGCAACAGAGGGGTGAGCAGGATCTGCTTTGCTTCTTAAGGCTTGTAGGCCCATCAGTTGGAAACAggctacaaaaaataaaaataaaaatgtggctttGAAAAAATGACCGAATTAAAGAGCAGCAAGGTACCATTGTGTGAATCCGTGTTCCTTCTTGCagtgaggtctggagggtggcaaaatGAGAACAGGACCTTTTGTCAGGAGCTCaccctacactcaagtaggaccctggcagagacacatgcccgactaaCACATTATTTCCCTCCTGGTCACTCGTTCAGGCGCTTCAAaatctttcttctgcccaaacatcacagcgaccaatgccaacagacactggcacacttagggatctgcagagtcttcgcagttcaTGTGACAGACcttagcaactcagcattttggctaatctactttatttacatataaacacacacagagcactgcaacatggctccccccccccccccagcatcagacagcaaagagaaaaaggacaaaggacaatagtcccacttcaaggaacacagtaacacaaacatcctgtctccgtcacttcccactctgtggagtcaaaacatacaccgtcatgtgatagacaaaaatcccatgactgcaatcatggagcaggaattctaacacttttcagtggtggctccccgacTGTAGAATGCTGTCTTCAGAGAGAtgtgcctggcaccatcattatcagcttttaggtgccaagcaaagaTGCTCCTGTTCACTCAAAGTGTTTGTCTCTTAACTGGTGGATACACAAGCTTCCACTGTATTGGTGTTCATCTTTGGGCagaatttcccctttttaggttACTGCAGAATCAACACTTTCAGCCAATtaacattactgtattttatctTTCtggtgtattttaaattgcatacCATGTATTCTTTTATAAATATAAGTCGCTTTGAGTTATTTTTGTAATAagcaacaaataaacacaataacCAATCAATCGTTttgtttgtatgccgcctttccaaagttaaaaccattaTTCATGGTTTCTTCCATTGACTCTGCCATCCTTGCCCTGGACTAGAATAATGCTGTCCCTGGCATTTGCACCCATTAATTTAACAGAACCTGCATCCTGCTTAATTgcaaataaaacctcaaagctgtCTCCCTCTTTCGGGGAAGGGAGATGGACCGCTTGAGTTCCTTCTACCAATTAGGGTTCTTCTGGGTAAGGCCTTGTTATTGTAAGTGGGCCATGCAGATATCATAAATGGGTTCCTGGCAACAGATGTATCAGATATCCCATggaaagggtaaatctggattaaattgggtgggtggagagaaactgtcaggggctcaggagcagaggcacaggggagagaggagatggagagcgaaggggaagaatctgagggcagcgtaggggagtatgaaagtggcccgagagattccatgagtctctccagcgaatcagaagattcccagaggggggcgccgatggccagggcaaggggggtcccaggggggacacaccagaagcaaggggccagcggggactcccaaagcagcagcgggagagcaggaccagctcctccaccagagcgtagtgagggggaagagtcacatgtatcagggccagcttctcctccagcagggagagaggatgagtcagaggtggccacgcctccatcgcagagtgagggaacggagggagagtcag
The sequence above is a segment of the Podarcis muralis chromosome 4, rPodMur119.hap1.1, whole genome shotgun sequence genome. Coding sequences within it:
- the GPR12 gene encoding G-protein coupled receptor 12, with product MNEDPTVNLTWLPPDHLEASPAENVTAAVTSLIPAGDPEPEFIVNPWDIVLCTSGTLISCENAVVVLIIFHNPSLRAPMFLLIGSLALADLLAGIGLIFNFIFAYLLQSESTKLVTVGLIVASFSASVCSLLAITVDRYLSLYYALTYNSERTVTFTYIMLVLLWGASICIGLLPIMGWNCLKDESTCSVIRPLTKNNAAILSVSFLLMFALMLQLYIQICKIVMRHAHQIALQHHFLATSHYVTTRKGVSTLAIILGTFAACWMPFTLYSLIADYTYPSIYTYATLLPATYNSIINPVIYAFRNQEIQKALWLICCGCIPSNLSARARSPSDV